The Arachis hypogaea cultivar Tifrunner chromosome 19, arahy.Tifrunner.gnm2.J5K5, whole genome shotgun sequence genome has a window encoding:
- the LOC140182431 gene encoding uncharacterized protein, giving the protein MGKSESDPSEPSGTKTAPIIIQFENSSFNAGIILNETNYDIWCQMMEMHIAEKEKLYFIRGITASPTEKDALSKAFYDGADELQVFTLNQRVFSAKQDGRTLSIYYGELIEIFGELDHRNKVSIECEKDVELYRKFIERQRVHIFLAGLDCEFDQIRGDILRKDPIPELEECYSLVRRESVRLATMKEELVKPETSALVSRNRSTQHKSNPNQQDRTGSNHYKSTASANKSTYRCAHCDQSGHTKSRCFELVGYPDWWDHNRDPRKKNSHKNSTSAVVESKAEQDIEEKGPALVATAGNGGKVLNICAPVSNSTWIIDSGTSDHMTFDSRQVPSLKPSSRKFVSTANGTSALVIGEGSMSLNDTLNLDFVLVVPSLDYNILSAHMPLCYWGEALTSATYLINRILSSTIDFKTPYQALTEALTEAPTTTNLAPHVFGCVTFVHLHKHQRNKLSPRALRCIFVGYATYQKGYRCYHPPTQRMFITLDVIFHEDTMYFSLQPELQGEYQEEVLTLDLQIPKEVELSTREEVAELNAQDMDDLNLGNGEHVEREVSSPSSASESLEPQETNTPNNHSSAEDAPDMDEPSRKQLPPRHPRGIPKPTYEPEIFSKEALADPRWKAVMNEEMESLKKNETWELVDCPPRKKTVGCRWVYTVKYKADGTVERFKARLVAKRHTQVYGIDYTETFAPVAKINTIRVLLSLASNLNWLLQQFDVKNVFLHGELSEEVYMNLPPGCMIPEKHAQKVCRLKKSLYGLKQSPKAWFGRFTKSMKTFGYNQSNTDHTLFLKK; this is encoded by the exons ATGGGCAAGTCAGAGTCTGACCCCTCTGAACCCTCTGGCACTAAGACTGCTCCCATCATTATTCAATTTGAAAATTCATCTTTCAATGCTGGAATTATCCTCAATGAAACGAACTATGATATTTGGTGTCAGATGATGGAGATGCATATTGCTGAGAAGGAGAAACTCTATTTTATTCGTGGTATAACAGCATCACCGACCGAAAAAGAT GCTTTATCAAAAGCTTTCTATGATGGGGCCGATGAACTACAAGTTTTCACCTTGAATCAGAGGGTTTTCTCTGCCAAACAAGATGGCAGAACACTTTCTATCTATTATGGTGAATTAATCGAAATTTTTGGTGAGTTAGATCATCGCAATAAGGTGAGTATAGAATGTGAGAAAGATGTAGAACTGTATCGCAAATTCATTGAGAGACAAAGGGTGCATATCTTTCTTGCTGGTTTGGATTGTGAGTTTGATCAGATTCGTGGTGATATTTTGAGAAAAGATCCAATCCCTGAGTTAGAAGAATGCTACTCACTGGTTCGTCGTGAGTCTGTGCGGCTTGCAACAATGAAAGAAGAACTTGTGAAGCCTGAAACTTCAGCCCTTGTTAGCCGGAACCGATCCACTCAACACAAATCCAATCCCAATCAGCAAGATCGAACAGGTTCCAATCATTATAAATCTACTGCTAGTGCTAACAAATCTACTTATAGATGTGCCCATTGTGATCAATCTGGCCATACCAAAAGTCGTTGTTTTGAACTTGTGGGATATCCGGACTGGTGGGATCATAATCGTGATCCACGAAAGAAGAATTCACACAAGAACTCCACTTCTGCAGTTGTAGAATCAAAGGCAGAACAAGATATTGAGGAAAAAGGCCCGGCTTTGGTAGCAACAGCAGGTAATGGAGGTAAAGTTTTAAATATTTGCGCACCTGTTTCTAATAGTACATGGATAATTGACTCTGGTACTTCGGATCACATGACCTTTGATTCTAGACAGGTTCCATCCCTTAAACCTTCCTCACGAAAATTTGTCTCTACTGCTAATGGTACCTCAGCTCTTGTTATAGGAGAAGGATCCATGTCTCTTAATGatactttgaatttggattttGTTTTAGTTGTTCCATCCTTGGATTATAACATTTTGTCA GCTCATATGCCATTGTGTTATTGGGGTGAAGCACTTACATCTGCAACATATTTAATTAATCGAATTCTCTCCAGTACCATTGATTTCAAGACACCATACCAAGCTCTTACTGAAGCTCTTACTGAAGCTCCTACCACAACAAACTTAGCTCCTCATGTCTTTGGTTGTGTAACATTTGTACATCTCCATAAACACCAGCGCAACAAATTGAGTCCTCGTGCATTGCGATGTATTTTTGTGGGATATGCTACTTATCAGAAAGGGTATCGATGTTATCACCCTCCGACACAAAGAATGTTTATTACATTGGATGTCATCTTTCATGAAGACACAATGTATTTTTCCCTTCAGCCTGAACTTCAGGGGGAGTACCAAGAGGAAGTTTTGACTTTAGATCTTCAAATACCAAAAGAAGTAGAACTCTCTACTAGAGAGGAGGTTGCTGAACTTAATGCCCAAGATATGGATGACTTGAACTTGGGTAATGGTGAGCACGTAGAAAGGGAAGTATCAAGTCCATCATCAGCATCCGAATCCCTCGAACCACAAGAAACCAATACACCAAACAACCATTCGTCAGCTGAGGATGCTCCTGATATGGAtgaaccatctagaaaacaactACCACCACGTCACCCCAGAGGTATCCCTAAACCCACATATGAACCTGAGATTTTTAGTAAG GAAGCCTTAGCCGACCCGAGATGGAAGGCAGTTATGAATGAGGAGATGGAATCCTtgaaaaaaaatgagacttgggagCTTGTTGATTGTCCTCCCAGAAAGAAAACAGTCGGATGCAGATGGGTTTATACAGTGAAGTACAAAGCAGATGGTACAGTCGAACGCTTTAAAGCGAGACTAGTGGCTAAAAGGCACACTCAGGTCTATGGAATTGATTATACAGAAACATTTGCACCTGTAGCCAAAATCAACACAATTCGAGTATTGTTGTCTTTAGCTTCGAATTTGAACTGGCTATTACAACAGTTTGATGTGAAGAATGTCTTTCTACATGGAGAGTTGTCTGAAGAAGTCTACATGAACCTTCCACCAGGATGCATGATACCAGAAAAACACGCTCAAAAGGTGTGCAGATTAAAAAAGTCGTTGTATGGGCTTAAGCAATCTCCAAAGGCATGGTTTGGAAGATTCACCAAATCCATGAAGACTTTCGGCTACAATCAAAGCAATACAGATCATACTTTGTTCTTGAAGAAATAA
- the LOC140182432 gene encoding uncharacterized mitochondrial protein AtMg00810-like, which translates to MVVTENNLEERKTLQSYLFKEFEMKDLGPLKFFLGIEVSRSIKDIFLSQRKYNLDLLQETGMSACQPADTPMEEGLKLSVESNQVPVDKGRYQRLVGRLMYLAHTRSDLAYALSVVS; encoded by the coding sequence ATGGTGGTAACGGAAAATAATCTTGAAGAAAGAAAGACATTACAAAGTTACTTGTTTAAAGAATTTGAAATGAAAGACCTCGGCCCTTTAAAATTCTTCCTTGGCATCGAAGTGTCTAGATCCATCAAAGATATTTTTCTATCTCAAAGAAAATATAATTTAGACTTGTTACAAGAAACTGGCATGTCAGCCTGTCAGCCAGCTGATACACCAATGGAAGAAGGATTGAAGTTATCAGTTGAATCAAATCAAGTGCCAGTCGATAAAGGGCGATACCAGAGATTGGTTGGAAGGTTAATGTACTTGGCACACACAAGGTCAGATCTTGCATATGCATTGAGTGTTGTGAGCTAG
- the LOC112776090 gene encoding ATP-dependent Clp protease adapter protein CLPS1, chloroplastic, with the protein MESAIRGRFALSPNGISNPKPGDRYSLCRGPCSNLCIPTAAITTRPGKGAGLLEKQVIEKVTPGRESEFDLRKSRKSAPPYRVILHNDNFNKREYVVQVLMKVIPGMTIVNAVNIMQEAHCNGLSVVIICSQADAEEYCMQLRGNGLLSSIEPAGGGC; encoded by the exons ATGGAGAGTGCGATACGTGGGAGATTCGCTCTTTCTCCCAACGGTATCTCCAACCCTAAACCAG GAGACAGATATTCACTTTGTAGAGGACCATGCTCCAATCTTTGCATCCCCACAGCTGCAATAACTACAAGACCGGGCAAAGGTGCAGGGCTGCTGGAAAAGCAAGTAATTGAAAAAGTCACTCCTGGCCGTGAATCTGAATTTGATTTGAG GAAATCGCGAAAATCAGCGCCACCATATCGCGTAATATTGCACAATGACAACTTCAATAAACGGGAATATGTGGTCCAAGTACTGATGAAGGTTATTCCTGGGATGACCATTGTCAATGCTGTTAATATCATGCAAGAAGCGCACTGCAACGGGTTGTCAGTGGTTATCATCTGTTCCCAAGCTGATGCTGAAGAATACTGCATGCAACTGAGAGGAAATGGGCTACTGAGTTCAATTGAGCCTGCAGGCGGAGGGTGCTGA
- the LOC112776089 gene encoding GDT1-like protein 4, giving the protein MTSIAQGFTKSLAMTVLSEIGDKTFFAAAILAMRHPRRLVLLGCLSALIVMTILSALVGWAAPNLISRKWSHHITTFLFFGFGIWSLKDAIFGDGDAEELAEVEAELDKDWKANNGVKKDSSKVDDDLKKQQRPFLSQFLSPIFLKAFSINFFGEWGDKSQLATIGLAADENPFGVVLGGILGQALCTTAAVIGGKSLASQISEKMVALSGGLLFIVFGIQSFLSPVE; this is encoded by the exons ATGACTTCAATCGCTCAG GGTTTTACCAAGTCGCTGGCCATGACCGTGCTCTCTGAGATCGGTGATAAAACCTTCTTTGCAGCTGCG ATCCTGGCTATGCGACACCCCCGGCGCCTTGTCTTATTGGGTTGCCTATCGGCTTTGATT GTCATGACTATTCTCTCTGCCCTAGTTGGTTGGGCTGCTCCAAATCTG ATTTCACGTAAATGGAGTCATCACATTACAACATTTTTATTCTTTGGGTTTGGAATTTGGTCCTTGAAAGATGCTATATTTGGAGACGG GGATGCTGAAGAATTGGCTGAAGTAGAAGCAGAATTG GACAAAGATTGGAAGGCTAACAATGGAGTTAAGAAAGATAGCAGTAAG GTTGATGATGACTTGAAAAAGCAGCAACGCCCTTTTTTATCTCAGTTTTTGTCCCCTATTTTTCTGAAG GCATTTTCTATCAATTTCTTTGGGGAGTGGGGTGACAAGAGCCAG CTGGCTACAATTGGTTTGGCTGCGGATGAGAACCCATTTGGTGTCGTTCTTGGAGGGATTTT GGGACAAGCACTATGCACTACTGCTGCTGTCATCGGAGGAAAGAGTTTAGCATCTCAAATATCAGAAAAAATG GTTGCACTATCAGGTGGATTGCTTTTCATTGTTTTTGGTATCCAATCATTCCTCTCTCCAGTGGAATAA
- the LOC112779794 gene encoding protein ASPARTIC PROTEASE IN GUARD CELL 1-like, translating to MAMAKLAIYSNNNTIFLREIMPLLLPYTYSSHHALSFQVPMAPLFSVIVLFIIIICDSPLAHSRTTPHHIPKTTFLDVTASIQKTLQVLDFNHHKQQEQLSSTPSSKLSLHLHSRVSLQKPTHHDYKSLTLSRLERDSARVTTLLTRSQSFSVSELEGPIVSGTSQGSGEYFSRVGIGEPPNPVYMVLDTGSDISWVQCSPCSGCYRQSDPIFDPNSSSSFHPLSCDSTHCQLLDESQCLNSNCLYEVSYGDGSYTVGEFVTETITIGQSSVTNIAIGCGHNNQGLFIGAAGLLGLGGGTLSFPAQLNSTSFSYCLVDRDSDKVSTLEFDSPFPRNAVTAPLRRNSEFETFYYVGLQGIGVGGELLPIPESLFAADPAGGIGGVIVDSGTAVTRLRREVYEWLRRAFLSGTQGLAMARGMSLFDTCYDMSSMGSVEVPTVSFHFEGGMVLTLDANTYLIPVDSVGTFCFAFAPTNSPLSIIGNVQQQGTRVSFDLANSLVGFSANSC from the coding sequence ATGGCAATGGCCAAGCTTGCCATATACAGCAATAATAATACCATTTTCTTACGTGAAATCATGCCTCTGCTGCTGCCCTATACATACTCTTCACACCATGCACTCTCATTTCAGGTTCCAATGGCTCCTCTGTTTTCCGTCATCgtcctcttcatcatcatcatctgtgATTCCCCGTTGGCACACTCTCGCACCACACCCCATCACATACCTAAAACCACGTTCCTCGATGTCACTGCCTCCATTCAAAAAACCCTTCAAGTTCTCGACTTCAACCACCACAAACAACAAGAGCAACTCAGTTCTACGCCATCATCAAAGCTCTCTCTGCATCTTCATTCTCGAGTATCACTTCAGAAGCCAACACACCACGACTACAAGTCCCTCACTTTATCCCGACTCGAGCGCGACTCAGCCCGAGTCACGACCCTCCTAACTCGTTCACAATCCTTCAGCGTCTCGGAACTTGAGGGACCCATCGTCTCCGGAACTAGTCAGGGAAGCGGCGAGTACTTCTCCCGAGTCGGAATCGGCGAGCCACCGAATCCTGTCTACATGGTCCTCGACACTGGCAGTGACATCAGCTGGGTGCAATGCTCACCCTGCTCCGGTTGCTACCGCCAATCCGACCCGATATTCGACCCGAACTCATCGTCTTCCTTTCACCCACTCTCCTGCGACTCAACTCACTGTCAATTGCTCGACGAATCTCAGTGTCTCAACAGCAACTGCCTCTACGAGGTCTCCTATGGCGATGGTTCCTATACCGTCGGTGAATTCGTCACCGAAACCATCACCATTGGCCAAAGCTCCGTCACAAACATCGCCATCGGCTGCGGCCACAACAACCAAGGCTTGTTCATCGGAGCAGCAGGGTTGCTCGGACTCGGCGGCGGAACCTTATCTTTTCCGGCTCAGCTGAATTCGACGTCGTTTTCATACTGCCTCGTGGATCGCGACTCTGACAAGGTCTCTACTCTCGAGTTTGACTCGCCGTTTCCTAGGAATGCCGTCACCGCGCCGCTACGCCGCAACTCGGAGTTCGAGACATTCTACTACGTAGGGCTCCAAGGGATCGGTGTAGGAGGCGAGCTGCTTCCGATTCCAGAATCGTTATTTGCGGCGGATCCGGCGGGGGGTATCGGAGGGGTGATCGTTGATTCGGGGACGGCGGTGACGCGGTTACGGAGGGAGGTGTATGAGTGGCTGAGAAGGGCGTTTTTAAGTGGGACTCAGGGGTTGGCGATGGCGAGAGGGATGTCGTTGTTTGACACGTGCTACGACATGTCGTCGATGGGCAGTGTGGAGGTTCCGACGGTGTCGTTTCATTTTGAAGGTGGGATGGTCTTGACCTTGGATGCTAACACTTACCTGATACCGGTTGACTCCGTTGGCACCTTCTGCTTTGCGTTCGCTCCCACGAACTCGCCCCTGTCCATCATTGGGAATGTTCAGCAGCAGGGGACACGTGTCAGTTTCGATCTCGCTAATTCCCTCGTTGGCTTCTCTGCTAACAGTTGCTGA